A portion of the Nerophis lumbriciformis linkage group LG37, RoL_Nlum_v2.1, whole genome shotgun sequence genome contains these proteins:
- the lypla2 gene encoding acyl-protein thioesterase 2 produces MCGNNMSVPLLAEAVTVSGNEKETAAVIFLHGLGDTGHGWAETLTGIQLPHVKFICPHAPRIPVTLSRNLMMPAWFDLMGLSPDTPEDEPGIKKAAENIKAIIEHEAKNGIPPHRIMLGGFSQGGALSLYTALTCQHQLAGVVALSCWLPLHKSFPSASNGYKNMPILQCHGEKDEMIPVQFGAMTAEKLKCIVTPQMITFKTYPGVPHSSCTQEMLAVKEFIEKYLPRI; encoded by the exons ATGTGTGGCAACAACATGTCTGTGCCGCTGCTCGCCGAGGCTGTGACGGTGTCTGGGAACGAGAAGGAGACCGCGGCt GTGATCTTTCTTCATGGATTGGGAGACACAGG GCACGGGTGGGCCGAAACCTTGACGGGCATCCAGCTGCCCCACGTTAAGTTCATCTGCCCGCACGC GCCACGGATTCCTGTCACTCTCAGCCGGAACCTCATGATGCCGGCGTG GTTTGACCTGATGGGCCTGAGCCCCGACACCCCCGAGGACGAACCTGGGATCAAAAAGGCAGCAGAAAACA TCAAGGCCATAATTGAACACGAGGCTAAAAACGGCATTCCTCCCCACCGCATCATGCTCGGAGGCTTCTCTCAG GGCGGGGCGTTGTCCCTGTACACCGCCTTGACCTGCCAGCATCAGTTAGCCGGCGTCGTGGCCCTCAGCTGCTGGCTGCCACTTCACAAGTCTTTCCCTTCG GCGTCGAACGGCTACAAGAACATGCCCATCCTGCAGTGCCACGGCGAGAAGGACGAGATGATCCCCGTGCAGTTTGGCGCCATGACGGCAGAAAAGCTGAAATGCATAGTCACCCCGCAGATGATCACCTTCAAAACATACCCAGGGGTGCCTCACTCGTCCTGCACTCAG GAGATGCTGGCAGTAAAAGAATTCATCGAGAAGTACTTGCCTCGGATCTGA